From Cryptococcus neoformans var. neoformans B-3501A chromosome 6, whole genome shotgun sequence, the proteins below share one genomic window:
- a CDS encoding hypothetical protein (Match to EST gb|CF190724.1|CF190724) — protein MSTEETARPLKPSVQATELPKEASLASLPSESYPEIHQGASLLLALRLQDRPILLIGGGVVASSRLYFLLESGAHITLISPLPLDPSISHYISHPSTASQITHLARPYAGRSDPVKVKDFDLVLTAIDDNDLSREVCEMCREERVMVNVADIPPQCDFYFGAQMRRGPLQILISTGGLGPRAGAMLRDLIVDALPDDIESSLEGVGALRRDLRERAPGVGGKGGKKRMEWMKAICDKWGLGQMKKFNDVTVRKRILDEGWEKGIVLGPEHLEKRGDDWTAIAGKVVGNMLALGMAAGFAIWLRAYNTAKR, from the exons ATGTCCACAGAAGAAACAGCAAGACCTCTTAAGCCATCTGTCCAAGCTACAGAGCTCCCTAAGGAAGCTTCTCTCGCCTCT CTCCCGTCCGAATCTTATCCTGAAATCCACCAAGGCGCTTCCCTGCTCCTCGCTCTCCGCCTCCAAGACCGACCTATCCTCCTTATCGGCGGCGGAGTCGTCGCCTCCTCTCGTCtctacttcctcctcgaaTCCGGCGCTCACATCACCCTCATCTCGCCATTGCCTCTCGacccttccatctcccactACATCTCTCACCCCTCTACTGCCTCCCAAATTACCCATCTAGCCCGCCCTTATGCTGGACGGTCCGATCCGGTCAAAGTGAAGGATTTCGATCTCGTCCTCACGGCTATCGACGATAATGACTTGTCAAGGGAGGTATGTGAGATGTGCAGGGAAGAACGGGTGATGGTGAACGTGGCGGATATCCCACCACAATGCGATTTCTATTTCGGTGCACAAATGCGCCGGGGTCCTTTACAGATCCTCATCTCTACCGGGGGGTTAGGACCGAGAGCGGGAGCAATGTTGAGGGATTTGATCGTGGACGCGTTACCGGACGATATTGAGTCGAGTTTGGAAGGCGTGGGTGCGTTGAGAAGGGATCTGAGGGAACGTGCGCCTGGAGTAGGAGGGAaaggtgggaagaagaggatggagtgGATGAAGGCTATTTGTGATAAGTGGGGATTGGGACAAATGAAGAAGTTTAATGATGTAACTgtcaggaagaggattctGGATGAAGgttgggagaagggaatCGTCCTAGGTCCGGAGcacttggagaagaggggagaTGATTGGACAGCAATTGCAGGGAAGGTGGTAGGGAATATGCTGGCATTGGGGATGGCGGCAGGTTTTGCTATTTGGCTTCGTGCTTATAATACTGCTAAACGATAG
- a CDS encoding hypothetical protein (Match to EST gb|CF185324.1|CF185324), which yields MASTSSQTTPLEPTLYSLLPPSLHTSILSHLSLLAIHAEPLHLIERIYTTTNPVLPGQTRNLRFRSIRIAGTVRDKGKGKEKDDGDWVHTLAYVSSRLRSAEYSEAAVRAVMSVEVQDMSSSRDIEDFVKALGFRHSHTFTLTGHLLHLPIPIPTSPPLTLHLSITRLTPSASTTNEQSAPDEPYLVQLQPSRPVYAIAPPGDIGLQDMIGVMQSTAGRLDGLEWSTGQ from the exons ATGGCCTCGACGTCCTCGCAAACAACACCTCTCGAACCTACCCTAtactctctcctcccaccGTCACTGCATACGTCCATTCTTTCccacctctccctcctcgcgATCCACGCTGAGCCTCTTCACCTTATCGAACGTATCTACACCACCACTAACCCTGTTCTCCCTGGTCAAACGCGGAACCTACGTTTTCGCTCCATACGAATTGCAGGCACTGTGCGGGATaaggggaaaggaaaagagaaggatgacggGGATTGGGTGCATACGCTTGCATATGTTTCGTCGAGGTTACGAAGTGCAGAGTACTCGGAAGCCGCTGTGAGAGCTGTGATGAGTGTAGAAGTACAGGATATGAGTTCTTCACGAGATATCGAAGACTTTGTAAAAGCATTGGGGTTCCG GCATTCGCATACATTTACTCTCACCggtcatctcctccacttACCCATACCGATCCCTACCTCTCCACCTCTAACGCTCCACCTCTCTATCACTCGGCTGACACCCTCGGCTTCCACAACAAACGAGCAGTCCGCACCCGACGAACCGTACCTGGTGCAACTGCAACCTTCAAGACCTGTTTATGCAATCGCGCCGCCTGGGGATATAGGTTTGCAGGATATGATTGGGGTCATGCAGTCAACAGCGGGACGATTAGATGGGTTAGAATGGTCTACCGGGCAATAG